From the genome of Leptospira andrefontaineae, one region includes:
- a CDS encoding 1-acyl-sn-glycerol-3-phosphate acyltransferase, whose protein sequence is MAEKEQSVGRWQKEFFENIHLFKRSGMSEEEAKKILQKFLYLCSVTPMPPVMDVFKDPSSLERIGVYTPPEKKAREFMIEFLSPIMKFFTVEGIENLAAVKPLIGKYPVTLISNHLSHLDAPAIFQLLYHASPEGREVAEQLVFIAGRLAYEPDFTRLGLYMFGTLLVCSKRDMADNPSLSDVMTKINMRAFRHSQKLQQEGKIAAIFPEGTRSRDGRLMPFVDTVYHYVANKVILPISLEKTDKILPTTSLLFNQVAGKLTIGKPVLVGELSKKEMAHFPKDVEHLPFPEHGDKKQFLIDNLALLVGQNLNKHQHGIYRNLYSADARDENKLIKVPKEPKEKVVVIGNSSMGIAIATVLANKDVNVLVYHPDKEYTSQSNTERRDLRTYSLYKLPPNLVFTSDPEDLKTATLFIQGTNPWELHTIYPDLQPYLSKNKAPFFNIIKGFTSAGLILDDLQHGLGIEDDRIGVISGACYPDQIMERKISGFEIAAVNESLIPRIQKLLTTGYIFPRSAIIPTDVKGVQLGGALKTIYALVMGIVEGYFQQTLGGNVDNSLFHLSNRFFNEMVSVGVRMGGKPETFQGLSGLTDFMLSCFGTDAKDRKTGYDIANGHPSEKMSNGFYGLKVMPNLMKIDPNEVPIMYAAYEVVINKKDVRKVAEGMEERLSRV, encoded by the coding sequence ATGGCAGAAAAAGAACAATCCGTCGGAAGATGGCAGAAGGAATTCTTCGAGAACATTCACCTATTCAAAAGATCAGGAATGAGCGAAGAAGAAGCTAAAAAGATACTTCAAAAATTTCTTTATCTTTGTTCCGTAACTCCAATGCCTCCGGTCATGGATGTTTTTAAAGATCCATCTTCTTTAGAAAGGATAGGTGTATACACCCCTCCCGAAAAGAAGGCCAGGGAGTTCATGATCGAATTCCTTTCTCCAATCATGAAATTTTTTACCGTAGAAGGTATCGAAAACCTAGCCGCAGTAAAACCTCTGATCGGAAAATACCCGGTCACCTTGATCTCCAATCACCTCAGCCATTTGGATGCTCCTGCAATCTTCCAACTTTTATATCATGCTTCTCCGGAAGGTAGAGAAGTGGCGGAACAATTGGTATTCATCGCAGGACGTTTGGCTTACGAACCTGATTTTACCAGACTAGGATTGTATATGTTCGGAACTCTTTTGGTCTGCTCCAAAAGAGACATGGCGGATAACCCGAGTCTTTCGGACGTGATGACCAAAATTAATATGAGGGCGTTCCGACATTCTCAAAAACTACAACAAGAAGGAAAGATCGCCGCAATTTTCCCGGAAGGAACCAGATCCAGAGACGGAAGACTCATGCCGTTTGTGGACACAGTATATCACTATGTTGCAAATAAGGTCATTCTTCCAATTTCTTTGGAGAAGACCGACAAAATCCTTCCTACCACAAGCCTACTCTTCAATCAGGTAGCAGGAAAACTAACGATCGGTAAACCTGTGTTAGTTGGAGAATTATCTAAAAAGGAAATGGCTCATTTCCCTAAAGATGTAGAACATCTTCCATTCCCGGAACACGGAGACAAAAAACAATTCCTGATCGATAATTTGGCTCTACTCGTAGGACAAAACCTGAACAAACACCAACATGGTATTTATAGGAACTTGTACAGTGCAGATGCTAGGGACGAAAACAAACTCATCAAGGTACCTAAAGAACCTAAAGAGAAGGTTGTAGTAATCGGAAATAGCAGTATGGGAATCGCGATCGCAACCGTACTTGCTAATAAAGATGTTAACGTTTTAGTCTACCATCCTGACAAAGAATATACTTCACAGTCAAATACGGAAAGAAGAGACCTCAGAACTTACTCTCTGTATAAACTCCCTCCAAACTTAGTATTCACTTCCGATCCGGAAGATCTAAAAACTGCAACATTGTTTATCCAAGGAACCAATCCTTGGGAATTGCATACGATCTATCCTGATCTACAACCTTATCTCTCTAAGAACAAAGCTCCATTCTTTAATATCATCAAAGGATTTACTAGTGCAGGTTTGATCCTAGACGATCTGCAACATGGGTTAGGAATTGAAGACGATAGGATAGGAGTGATCTCCGGTGCTTGTTATCCTGATCAGATCATGGAAAGAAAAATTTCCGGATTCGAGATTGCGGCTGTGAACGAAAGTCTAATCCCTCGTATTCAAAAATTATTAACCACAGGTTATATTTTCCCAAGGTCTGCGATTATACCTACGGACGTAAAAGGAGTCCAGTTAGGCGGAGCACTCAAAACAATTTATGCTCTTGTAATGGGAATTGTAGAAGGTTATTTCCAACAGACCCTGGGTGGGAATGTGGACAATTCTCTATTCCATCTTTCCAATCGTTTCTTCAACGAAATGGTAAGTGTGGGAGTGCGTATGGGAGGAAAACCGGAAACATTCCAAGGTTTATCCGGACTCACTGACTTTATGTTGTCTTGTTTCGGAACAGATGCAAAAGACAGAAAAACTGGCTATGATATAGCAAATGGCCATCCTTCTGAAAAGATGTCCAACGGATTCTACGGATTAAAGGTAATGCCAAACCTAATGAAAATAGATCCGAATGAAGTTCCGATTATGTATGCGGCTTACGAAGTGGTCATCAATAAGAAAGACGTTCGCAAAGTTGCTGAAGGAATGGAAGAAAGGCTGTCGAGAGTTTAA
- a CDS encoding ATP phosphoribosyltransferase regulatory subunit, translated as MTHNPPEFSEKKWIPDGFHFFGPNESSERRELLNSLSSKLKEFKYSEVFLPSFDYSSSFLLTMSAEDSSALYRFRDSDGNEISPSADLTVQAVKGMAGFAHRKENQRIFYQGKIFRDYGRKSGSRKEILQVGAEHIGGSGAPAILGILKEISGLFSGIKLRSPLTVVLGNVGVFHSVLESLELSRSEKRQLSFLLYRKNLPEIRRFLETRNASRIFPVLESLCLGFVSHKEDLGKKFASLGLSDSFQKIISETGEIIGSLGKTPGLEFCSDYTLIPDLEYYTGFVFQGYVSGSSEPVLTGGAYDHLYELFSGTQKDACGFAINVDALEAVIEQSWKLEDARPV; from the coding sequence ATGACACATAATCCTCCAGAGTTTAGCGAGAAAAAATGGATCCCGGACGGATTCCATTTTTTTGGACCGAACGAGAGTTCGGAAAGAAGGGAACTTCTAAATTCCCTAAGTTCCAAGCTCAAAGAATTCAAATACTCTGAGGTATTTTTACCTTCTTTTGATTATTCTTCTTCATTTTTGCTTACCATGTCAGCAGAAGACTCCTCTGCTTTATATAGATTCAGGGATTCTGATGGAAATGAGATCTCTCCTAGCGCGGATTTGACTGTTCAAGCTGTAAAAGGTATGGCCGGTTTTGCGCACCGCAAAGAAAACCAACGTATCTTTTATCAGGGAAAAATTTTCAGAGACTATGGACGTAAGAGCGGATCTAGAAAAGAGATCCTGCAAGTTGGTGCTGAGCATATAGGCGGCTCGGGTGCCCCGGCTATTTTAGGAATTTTGAAAGAGATTTCTGGATTATTCTCCGGAATTAAACTGCGTTCGCCATTGACTGTTGTGCTTGGTAATGTCGGAGTCTTTCATTCCGTTTTGGAGTCCTTGGAACTTTCCAGATCCGAAAAAAGGCAATTATCGTTTTTATTATATAGGAAGAATCTTCCGGAGATCCGTCGCTTTCTGGAAACTAGAAACGCTTCTAGGATTTTCCCGGTGCTAGAATCCTTATGTTTAGGATTTGTCTCTCATAAGGAAGATCTAGGTAAGAAGTTTGCTTCTTTAGGACTTTCTGATTCTTTCCAAAAGATCATTTCCGAAACGGGTGAAATTATAGGTTCACTTGGTAAAACTCCTGGTTTGGAATTTTGTTCGGATTATACTCTTATTCCAGATTTGGAATATTATACCGGATTCGTTTTCCAAGGTTACGTATCCGGAAGTTCAGAACCAGTTCTAACCGGAGGAGCTTATGATCATTTATATGAGCTATTCTCCGGAACCCAAAAAGATGCCTGCGGATTTGCTATCAATGTAGATGCCTTGGAAGCGGTAATAGAGCAATCTTGGAAATTGGAAGATGCACGGCCGGTTTGA
- a CDS encoding adenylosuccinate synthase, whose protein sequence is MPATLVVGTQWGDEGKAKVIDYLSKDTDIIVRYQGGANAGHTVVVHGKKYVFHLVPSGIIYDQTVCVIGNGVVLDPTFFIEECDKLQAEGFPVYEKLLISDACHLLFPFHGLIDSARESSCTPDRKIGTTKKGIGICYADKMMRIGLRVGDLRESDFETRLQHLVDEKNRELVKLYDGEELSAKDILENVKKFYSKIQKNIINTPYYLESQLKAGKKILLEGAQGTGLDVDFGTYPYVTSSNPTTGGAFIGSGIAFHHLKSVIGITKAYTTRVGEGPFPTELHGEEGERLRTLGAEYGATTGRPRRCGWFDTEVLRHAVRINGLTSIALTKIDVLSAYDKIPVAVAYERNGKKLDCFPSQGLDQVKVIYEEFPGWKTDITGIGEFDKLPSACKDYIRALEKLIGVRIDLISTGPDRKDTIASGF, encoded by the coding sequence ATGCCCGCAACATTAGTGGTCGGAACCCAATGGGGTGACGAAGGGAAAGCAAAAGTAATCGATTACCTTTCCAAAGATACGGATATCATAGTACGTTACCAGGGCGGAGCCAACGCTGGACATACAGTGGTGGTTCACGGTAAAAAATACGTTTTTCATTTGGTGCCATCCGGGATCATCTACGACCAAACAGTTTGTGTGATCGGTAACGGAGTCGTTTTAGATCCAACATTCTTTATCGAAGAATGTGATAAACTGCAGGCAGAAGGATTTCCAGTGTATGAAAAACTTCTGATCAGCGATGCATGTCATCTTCTTTTCCCATTCCATGGATTGATAGATTCTGCTAGAGAAAGTTCCTGCACTCCGGATCGTAAGATCGGAACCACTAAAAAAGGGATCGGTATCTGTTACGCAGACAAGATGATGAGGATCGGACTTAGAGTCGGAGATCTTAGAGAAAGCGATTTCGAAACCAGACTACAACATTTAGTAGATGAGAAGAATAGAGAACTCGTAAAACTTTATGATGGAGAAGAACTCTCCGCCAAAGATATTTTAGAGAATGTAAAAAAATTCTATTCTAAGATCCAAAAGAATATCATCAACACCCCTTATTACTTGGAATCCCAATTAAAAGCAGGCAAAAAAATACTGTTGGAAGGTGCACAAGGAACAGGACTGGATGTTGATTTTGGTACTTATCCTTATGTAACTAGCTCTAATCCTACTACTGGTGGAGCATTTATTGGTTCCGGTATTGCATTCCATCATTTAAAAAGTGTGATCGGAATTACAAAAGCTTATACCACAAGAGTGGGAGAAGGCCCTTTCCCTACAGAACTTCACGGGGAAGAGGGAGAAAGACTCAGAACCCTTGGTGCGGAATACGGAGCTACCACAGGAAGACCAAGACGTTGCGGTTGGTTCGATACGGAAGTTCTGAGACATGCGGTTCGTATCAACGGGCTTACATCCATTGCACTTACTAAGATAGATGTTCTTTCTGCTTATGATAAAATTCCTGTGGCGGTAGCTTACGAAAGGAATGGCAAAAAGTTAGATTGTTTCCCTTCTCAAGGACTAGACCAAGTGAAGGTAATCTACGAAGAATTCCCTGGTTGGAAAACGGACATCACCGGCATCGGAGAATTCGACAAACTTCCTTCTGCATGTAAGGATTATATCCGTGCTTTGGAAAAACTGATCGGAGTTCGTATAGATTTGATCTCTACAGGACCGGACAGAAAGGACACAATCGCTTCCGGATTCTAA
- a CDS encoding TIGR02757 family protein, giving the protein MPSSTVPKEKDLKKSFDLLYKNYTKPEFLDSDPLFICYLYDSPEDREFVGLLSALFAYGNVTAIRGFLARLLEPMGKKPKQYLLNHGTKIWKNKLGPYRFQKEKDVLLFLQAIRLAYLEIEKTGEKFLESWFSPLHPKETGLEKRISGFQSRLSEILNDLDPGWKSYGLGFLIGLGNPKSAHKRYCMFLRWMVRKEEPDLGLYKQIKTSELLFPLDTHINRLSNILGITERRTSDFKKSREVTDYFQKFYPEDPLRMDFALCRLGILRKCKTAYVAELCESCDLKGVCKIYGKKKKVGTATEN; this is encoded by the coding sequence ATGCCTTCTTCTACCGTACCAAAAGAGAAAGACTTAAAGAAAAGTTTTGATCTTTTATATAAGAATTATACCAAACCGGAATTTTTAGATTCAGATCCATTATTCATATGTTATCTATATGATTCTCCTGAAGATAGAGAATTCGTAGGACTTCTATCCGCGTTATTTGCTTACGGTAATGTGACTGCGATCAGAGGTTTTCTCGCAAGGCTTTTGGAACCGATGGGTAAAAAGCCGAAACAATATTTACTCAATCATGGAACTAAGATCTGGAAAAATAAATTAGGGCCATATCGTTTCCAAAAAGAGAAGGATGTACTTCTATTCTTACAAGCGATCCGATTAGCGTATCTGGAAATTGAAAAAACCGGTGAGAAGTTTTTAGAATCTTGGTTTAGTCCGCTTCATCCAAAAGAAACGGGTTTAGAAAAAAGGATCTCAGGTTTTCAATCCAGGCTTTCTGAAATTTTGAACGACTTGGATCCTGGTTGGAAGTCCTACGGACTAGGCTTTTTGATCGGACTAGGAAATCCTAAATCTGCACATAAACGTTATTGTATGTTCTTAAGATGGATGGTTCGCAAAGAAGAACCCGATCTTGGATTATATAAACAAATCAAAACCTCTGAGTTATTATTTCCTTTAGATACACATATCAATCGTCTTTCTAATATTTTGGGAATTACGGAAAGAAGGACTTCCGATTTCAAAAAATCAAGAGAAGTCACAGACTATTTCCAAAAGTTTTATCCGGAAGATCCATTGAGAATGGACTTTGCACTTTGTAGGCTCGGAATTTTGCGTAAATGCAAAACTGCCTACGTAGCTGAGCTATGTGAGTCTTGCGATCTGAAAGGGGTTTGTAAGATTTATGGAAAAAAGAAGAAGGTTGGTACCGCCACGGAGAATTGA